In one window of Henckelia pumila isolate YLH828 chromosome 1, ASM3356847v2, whole genome shotgun sequence DNA:
- the LOC140873938 gene encoding uncharacterized protein — protein sequence MEFDELYGEMNNSYPSITKYLEDSIHREKWARSYFHGSRYNIMTTNGSKSINAKLAQARELPIVVMLDAIQNLISSWFNTHRIAAVASTGHLTPWAERTVRSRFIESQKMEVFQLNTFEYHVTGVGHDAVVGLNRRTCRCRVFDIDRLPCSHAIAAAGQHNINIYELCSHYYTTNVWTLAYTEIVYPVPPSNEWNIPADIASMTVLPHVVKVHKGRTKKKRIPSVGEFASRKKSVV from the coding sequence ATGGAGTTTGATGAATTATACGGTGAGATGAATAACAGTTATCCAAGCATCACAAAGTATCTTGAAGACAGCATTCATCGAGAAAAATGGGCAAGATCGTATTTTCATGGTTCAAGATATAATATAATGACAACCAATGGATCAAAATCAATCAATGCAAAGTTGGCACAAGCTCGTGAACTTCCAATAGTTGTTATGTTGgatgcaattcaaaatcttatttCATCATGGTTTAATACTCACCGCATAGCTGCTGTTGCTTCAACCGGACATCTTACTCCATGGGCTGAGAGAACGGTTCGATCAAGATTTATCGAGTCACAAAAAATGGAAGTTTTCCAATTGAATACCTTTGAATATCATGTCACTGGAGTTGGTCATGATGCGGTTGTGGGATTAAATAGAAGAACATGTCGTTGCCGAGTTTTTGACATTGATAGACTTCCGTGTTCACATGCTATAGCAGCTGCAGGTCAgcataatattaatatttatgaatTGTGCTCGCATTATTACACGACAAATGTATGGACGTTGGCCTATACAGAAATAGTTTATCCAGTGCCCCCCTCTAATGAATGGAACATACCTGCAGATATTGCTTCTATGACTGTACTACCTCATGTGGTTAAAGTACATAAAGGAAgaacaaagaaaaaaagaatTCCTTCCGTTGGAGAATTTGCGAGCAGGAAGAAGTCGGTTGTTTAA